Within Brachyhypopomus gauderio isolate BG-103 chromosome 4, BGAUD_0.2, whole genome shotgun sequence, the genomic segment AGGACCTTCATCAGGACCTTCGTCAGGACCTTCATCAGGACCTTCATCAGGACCTTCGTCAGGACTTTCGTCAGGACCTTCATCAGGACCTTCATCAAGACCTTCGTCAGGACCTTCATCAGGACCTTCATCAGGACTTTCGTCCGCTTcattgattttgttttgctcTTTGGATCTTTACCAGTTTTTTTACGTTAGGGGTTGGAGAATTTACTCTAAAATCTGATGATGGTAGTTGATGGTCGTTCAATCTTCCTCCCAGTTCCTGTAGATCTCCAGTTCCTGATGAAGACAAACACCCCCAAAACATCAGTGAAGCACCACCATGTTTTGCTGTAGGAAAGGTGTTTTCTTCATGTACCTGTGTGAATTATGACAAAAATGTTCAGACCACATAATATTGTTCAGAAgtgtgtttggtttgtaaatgtacTCTTTAGCATGAGTTCCTCCAGAACAATCCAGACTTTTAAACTGCACTTCTATTTACCTGCAGTTTGCCTGCAGGCCCCTGTTGCTTTGGGTTTGATTCCTGCAGAGGCTTTCAAACTATTTTCCTGGCAGTTCCTGGTTCTTCTCTGGGTCCATCCCTTCCTGGTGGAGATCCTTCTGCTGCTCTTGGCAAACTGCTCCAGGCTGTTCCTGAAGACCTGCCTCCCTCCAAACTGCTCCAGGCTGTTCCTGAAGACCTGCCTCCCTCCAAACTGCTCCAGGCTGTTCCTGAAGACCTGCCTCCCTCCAAACTGCTCCAGGCTGTTCCTGAAGACCTGCCTACCTCCAAACTGCTCCAGGCTGTTCCTGAAGACCTGCCTCCCTCCAAACTGCTCCAGGCTGTTCCTGAAGACCTGCCTCCCTCCAAACTGCTCCAGGCTGTTCCTGAAGACCTGCCTCCCTCCAAACTGCTCTAGGCTGTTCCTGAAGACCTGCCTCCCTCCAAACTGCTCCAGGCTGTTCCTGAAGACCTGCCTCCCTCCAAACTGCTCCAGGCTGTTCCTGAAGACCTGCCTCCCTCCAAACTGCTCCAGGCTGTTCCTGAAGACCTGCCTCCCTCCAAACTGCTCCAGGCTGTTCATGAAGACCTGCCTCCCTCCAAACTGCTCCAGGCTGTTCCTGAAGACCTGCCTCCCTCCAAACTGCAAGACTCATCTAACATGCATAGACCACTAAGTGTTGCtattgattttatttttttttactcggAAACCTAATTGCATATAAGACTTTCAATGTTCTTCAAAGCACATGCAAACATTTGAGCTAGCTGTTACGGTAAGTGGAGACTTGGATTGAGCTGTTCTAGAAAGTCTCCCCTAATCTTCGTAAATGGGGACAGAGAACTTCAGTGGAAAATTAGGAAATATATTTACATACACTTACTTTATAATTTGCAcataaagaaaaacaaagatCCTGTGAAGACTGTGTGCTTGGATTTATAACAATGATGTGAACCATGAGATAATGTTATAATGGGGAAACAAACTTCTATTACGCTTTAATTTAGTTTGAAAATCTGACCTTTACTGACCTCTAGTGGCCAGACTGTGTCAAAAGTATAAATTACCGTAAAGGACAACGAAGGAGTGGGAATCAGATTCTAGTTCAGTAACGGATAGTGCTGGCGTTTCAAAGACATATCTTGATATTTCAATATAAATTCAGTACTCTGAACAATAGGAGTTAAAACTATAGCAAAAGAAGCCTGAACTATAACTATACACTTTTAGTAATAAAGCAAAACATAATTGCAGTCATGAGAGTATAGGCTACTTCCAAAAACAAGTTAGTAGGACTGTACACAAAACATGAACAGGTATATCAGTAACGGATGTGGTTGTGATGGGGGTTAATGGAGTTCAGAAGGAATAACACCCATGTTCAGtatatttattatttgtgtttttaggtgATGTGGAAGACGGAGAACTAAAGGTGTTTCCATCCCTGTAAAACAAAAACTTTCTCAATTAAAACCAAGTAAATAATTTAATTGGCTCCTATATGTTTGTTTTTGACATATTTTGTAAGACATCTTGTACTGATGTcttgtattttatattttcagttgtataaagattatttatttaaaggtGATTCGAAAATTTTGCTGAAGCCTGAACTGCTTGCAAGTGCTCACTGAGCAAGAAgaaacatttacacacacacacacacacacacacacacacacacacacacacacacagtcagaattGTATCCCTTTAAAGTGTAGTATTTGCAGATTTGTAATATGAATTCACTCTGTATTTCATATTGCTCGCTCATGCACTTGATAGTATTAGACTGGTTGACTGAGTGAAAGAAAGAAGAGAAGGATTTGTGCTGCTGGATGACACACGGTAATTACACCACATCACATTCAGTCCTGTTGGGTTTGAGATTTAACTCTCAGGTAAAATGGAAAACTGTCTGGAATCAGTCATCTTCATTTAGGAAGCAGTCATGCAGAATAAATACACAACCTGTCACATGCACATGAGACCTGCAGACACAAACCTACACAGGAACATGCATGTGAACACCTTATACAcaggctgtacacacacagacagatgcaTGTAACTGCAGTGGTGTTTATGGAGATGCAATGCTGTGTATGCATGCTATGGCATcaacatgtatatttatgtataattTTACCAGCTACAATGCAAGAAATAAAGACAGTAGAAGGTAACATCTGTGGCAGCCGAATATCAACCTACCCTATAAATTAATATTGCAGCTGTACTCTGAATAGAACAGAATCTGTTCTCACAACCTCCTAACTGTGTGGCTGGGGTCAACCACAGCCCAGGGGAGCTGAATCAGCAGGGAATTATCTGGTCAGCGGAGAAGATCACAGGCTGTAACCTGCCCACCCTCATGGACCTCTGCAACAACAGATCCATACAGAAAGCACATCCAGCCTTTTCTCTTTACACATGGCAGGCAGGTCTAAAAAAAACCTTTTTCGGTTCCATCCTCTTAGACGTAACCCTGTGCAAAAACTAAGATAAATGCATGCTTCTGCAGATTATGAGCATATTTTGCTAAATGGTGATTTCATAGATAGCTGTGTGATGGGGATCATTCTGCAGCGTCTATATTTTTAGCTGTGTCTGTCCTCAGACGACCAGATTGCTGCCAATTGTGAACGtgaatgacattttggtgacgtCACACTGGGAAGGAAAGGGCAGTGAGTTGGATGGTACAGGCTGGTTCAGGCATGCCACCCAAGGAAAGGTCACCATGCTCaacgcagacagacaggccaGTGACAAATGGATGTCAGTCTGACATTTAAATATTAGTAggtctttttattttcttcaggCAGACCACTGGACAGAGGCGCTTGAGATTTTCagaccactagatggcagcagaACACTAAAAAGTGTGGCTTGACATTACAACTAAAATGAGGATTAATGTTAATCACACTTCAGGTAGAATACAGAGAAGAGAGGCATGGAACCTTTTTAACCAACTTAAACTGTTGAATAACATGTAATAAGATTGTGTAGTCTTATAATATTAAGCAGTTTCCAgacattttattttctttgtgaGATTTTTTTAATAATCTAATTATAGATATATAAgcttataaaaatataatgtaaTCAAATGTTTTTTATTGCTTCAATAGGAAACTCTGCCTGTACCGAAACACTTGCACTGTAATGcttacactttatattaaattacAAGACAGTCCCTTGAAGAAATGTGATGTGCATTTGGGCAATTTACTCTTTTTTGTCTCATGCAACATCATTATCCATCATGTCCATAGGGACAGTCTAGGTGTGGTAATCCATAGGGACAGTACAGGTATAGTAATTCATAGGGACAGTACAGGTGTGGTAATTCATAGGGACAGTACAGGTGTAGTAATCCATAGGGACAGTACAGGTATAGTAATTCATAGGGACAGTACAGGTGTGGTAATTCATAGGGACAGTACAGGTGTAGTAATCCATAGGGACAGTACAGGTGTGATAATCCATAGGTTCAGTCCAGCTATGATAAATTCCACAGGTGATCGTTTGAGCTCTGTTGGTTGGACCGGCCACTACATTCAACCCAGCTCAGTGTGAGCATGAATCCTGGACCCAGTCCTGGTCACTCGTGGCAGGGCAGCTCAGGCCAATATCTCGCTGTGATGTGTTTTTGAAGGGATGCATCGTTTTGAAAACGGTTCTAACATGCATCCCACACATCATACCAGAATTCGCAGAGATATGCGGCTCATCTGCACGAGCACCCTCTCATCTGCATGACACAAGAGGGGGCAGGTGTCATAAATCTAGGCCATGATTTCTCCACCAGAAGCACCTTCAGACATGACCGTGCACCTTCCCCCCTCTACTAGAgtgcatttaacatttaaaagcCATTAGGGATCCTAACTGCCACCTGGATTCATCTGCTGCAGATATGTCCAACCCACTCCTAATTCCCGCATAGTAATGGAGCATGTGAAATGACTCTACATGTCGCCTCAGTAGTCTGTGGTTCAGTACCAGAGCTGCTGAGTCTCACGTCACAGCTCCGCCCTGTTCATCCTGGACACTGCTGCAACTCTGGGTCACACAATATAATCTTCCATCTCCAAACATTTATATATTACTCAGTATGTTCACCACTTATTCATGCCAGGACTGAACAGAAGGGTCTTTGACCATCTCATTTGACCATAATGCCAGGTGTCTGCTATGATGCCGTGTAATGTGTATGGCCGTAGTAGAAGACAAAAGGGACAGATTGACATCAATTCGAAGTGTCTGTAATGACTAGAAAGTGCATGTCTGTGGTCATCCCACATACGACCACGTCTCCCAGAGTTGGAGGAATTTCCCTTCAAGTTTATAAGTCATCTGTTTCTGTGTCATAGGCATATTTTACTACAACGATTACTTTATTTACTAAAATTTTGTCTGTTTGTGCACACAGAGTATTCTGTCCTGTCAGGTGGTAAAAGTGGTAAAAGCTTGAATGTGGCTCGTCATAGACGCCTGTCACGTCTACCCAGTATTTAGAGGAGTTTTTTTTACCTGAACTGAACagaaacattttttacatttccttCACTCTTCTTTTGCACAGCTGATCGTGGATTGCCAGTAATACAAAGAAACATTTCTGAAACTAATTTAAAATCTCAAAGGAGGAAATGGATTGAAGATTAACTTAAAAAGttaaaaacttcaatacttaGAGTTTCCAGCATGACTCAGACAGTATAAATGGTGGGAGTTTGTCTCTAAACAATGAGGTTTGTGTCGAAATGTGTTATGAAGCATGTGGTTTTGAGTGCACTTTTAAAAGAAATTTGTGAGGATCAGTGTTGTTTTGGGGACTTTTCAAAGACATTTCAAAGATATTTTAAAGTGGTCACAAGGGCAGCAAAACCAGCGAAGGATCTGGAAACACCCTTCTGGACACGGTAAGCACACTGGGATTGATACTGTAATATACGTAATGCAAACCTCGGCTAGTCTGAATTTACAGGAACATTTACAAAAAACGTTTTTTGTGGTTATTTGTAAAATCAAGAATTGACAGTATTTTAATATATTGAAACTTGCTCAGCACTGTCAAGCATCTTATGTTTTACTGAGAATTCTTCTTCTTttcggcactaaaatacactggtgtgtgcaccctagtggctaggttttATGTTTTACTGAGAATGTTGTTagttattcatttattatcCATTTATTTGTTTCACAAGGTGTATAAGGATCCCGTGTTTCTTCTGGCTTCTTGGCAGCTTGATTACACTGGCTTGAAGATGAAGTTATTGAGAGACACAGTTATCACACTGCGGCTGAATTGCTCTGCCGTTCTTGAACGGACACTAAGCACACTGATGTTCCCTGCTGCTGAACTAATACCACATTTAACCATCTGAGACTGAACGCTTATTTGTGTGTTCGCAGGTGACTGTGTGTTAAGGGAAGATGACCGTGGAACCGTATAGGAATACATCTGAAGCCTGTTCGCTTGTTGATTTGCACATAAGGCACCGCTATCTTCCTGCCATGTATGGAGTCATCTCTGTGGTGGGCTTCATGGGGAACCTGATGGCCATCGTGGTCTACGCGGTCAAGCTGAGACCTTGGCAGAGTGGCAGTGTGATCATGGTGAACCTGGCCACGGCGGACCTGCTGTACGCTCTCAGCCTGCCCTTCCTGGTTTACTTCTACATCACGGGAGACTGGACCCTGGGCGAGTTCACCTGCCGCTTCACGCGGTTCTGCTTCCACTTCAACCTGTACGGCAGCGTGCTCTTCCTGGCGTGCATCGCCGCCTTCCGCTACGCGGCCGTGGCGCACCCGCTCCGGGCGGCCCGTGTCCGGAGGAGGCGCCGGGGTGTCTGGGCTTGCCTGGCCGTGTGGGCGGTCTCGCTGGCCGAGATCACACCCATGCTCAGCGTGATCACCACCCGCAGGGAGGGCAACAGAACGCTGTGTCTGGACTTCGCCAGCAACGAACCCGAGCAGGTGTGGTGGTACGGCTGGCTGCTCACTGCTCTGGGCTTCCTGCTGCCCTTGGGGGTGGTGTGCTGGTGCTACCTCCGCATCGGTGCCACTCTGGGCCACAGCCTGTCAGCCAGACAGCCCAGCCGGGTTCGAGCCCACCGTCTCACCGTCGTGGTGCTGGTCGTGTTCGTCGGCTGTTTTCTGCCCTATCACGTCCTGAGGGCACTGAGGGTAGCCAGCCTGAGAGGCAACACGATGTCTTGTGGGCTGAAGAGAACCATCAACACTGCCTACATGCTGTCACGGCCTTTGGCGGGCCTCAACGCCTTCTTCAACATGCCGCTGTACACGCTGGCTGGGGACAAATTCCAGCAGGCTTTCTCCAGCCTGGTATGGCAGAAGAGGTCTATCAGCAGAAGGACAGATGTGGTCCCAGCAATCTGCAGTCTCCCGAAGACCCGCTGAAGGTCTGGAAACAGATCTCCTCACACTCTACCTTTTACTCAAATGACCATCAGTGAGCATGAATTGTGTGGTCAGTGAAAAGCCCAAAGGAAAATGGGGAATAGAAAATACTGCTGAAATGAAAAGTATACAGGCTTCATGAATCAGAATGCAGAAtttgtttggggttttttttgagGCCTACTTGAGTTTTGGGCTCGATGCGTACACAGGAAAGATGGGCTGCAAGTGATGTTTACCTCCTGCTCATCACAGTGTTCAGTGGAAACATGAACTTCCATGTAAACCTCCTGCTTATCACATTTACTTGCTATCATTCGTGAGAAATGTTAGatttttttcttatttactATGGGCAGTTTTGATGAACCAATCTGCAGGTCCTAATTTGGTATGTTGAGGGGTGACATTGTTTACTTGTTTTGTTGATTTCTCTTTACATACTTTACGGCCAAGATGACAGGGGCAATTTTTAAAGCCAGAGCTCATATCATAAAATGCTGCAGTCCAAGAAAAGAGCTCAAACgtcatttgtgtgttttgtcaaCTCCCATAAAACGTAACCTAATAATAGACAAATAAAATAGAAAAGATATGAGACGCTGAACCCACAGTCTTTCAAACAGACTCTTTTCATGACTTAGAATAAAGAATTTTTGTGAGTCTTGGAATGCTTTTGTTTGTTATGAGAGTTAAAGTGAGATTAAACATTAGCTCGGCCCCAGTGTCTGGGAAGGAGGTAAACGTGCTCTTCCCCTGATGTGATTCAGAACGGTTGACGAAGCCTTTCCAGGGAATCCAGCGTCTCCATATCACACTGATAATGACAACACGTGACCAGCTCCTAAACTCTCTTTAGACATACGTGATCATCAGTTTTTCCATTTGAGTGCTGTTATTCAATTGTTTCCTTAAATGTTTGTAAACTCGATTTCTTTTAGTATGAATGGGTAAATAGgaggagaccgggtatggttgtaacatggggagagttgtaacaccatcagttccaccgATGACGGgtaa encodes:
- the LOC143511728 gene encoding 2-oxoglutarate receptor 1 codes for the protein MTVEPYRNTSEACSLVDLHIRHRYLPAMYGVISVVGFMGNLMAIVVYAVKLRPWQSGSVIMVNLATADLLYALSLPFLVYFYITGDWTLGEFTCRFTRFCFHFNLYGSVLFLACIAAFRYAAVAHPLRAARVRRRRRGVWACLAVWAVSLAEITPMLSVITTRREGNRTLCLDFASNEPEQVWWYGWLLTALGFLLPLGVVCWCYLRIGATLGHSLSARQPSRVRAHRLTVVVLVVFVGCFLPYHVLRALRVASLRGNTMSCGLKRTINTAYMLSRPLAGLNAFFNMPLYTLAGDKFQQAFSSLVWQKRSISRRTDVVPAICSLPKTR